The genomic window CGGTGACCACGGGATCGCCCGTGGTGGGGTGTCGGCGTATCCGCCGGAGGTGACCGCGCAGATGGTCGCGAACATCCGCGGCGGCGGCGCCGCGGTGAACGTGCTCGCCGAGATCGCCGGTGCCGGGGTGCGCGTGGAGGACCTGTCGGTCGACGCGGACACCGACCCGTCCGTGTCGGCGTTCAAGGTGCGCCGCTCGTCGGGGTCGATCGACCGCGAGGACGCGATGACGCACGAGGAGACCGCGCAGGCGATCGCCGCGGGACGCGCGATCGCCGACCAGGAAGTCGACGCGGGCGCCGACCTGCTCATCGCAGGCGAGATGGGCATCGGAAACACGACGCCGGCAACGATTCTCATCGCCGCGATCACCGACACCGAACCGGTGGCGGCCGTCGGGCGCGGTACCGGCATCGACGACGCCGGCTGGATGCGCAAGACCGCCGCGATCCGGGACGGGCTGCGGCGCGCCCGCCCGTACACGCGGGACGCCGTCGGTCTGCTGCGGACAGTGTCCGGTGCAGACCTGGCGGCGATGGCCGGGTTCCTCGCTCAGGCGGCGGTACGCCGCACCCCGGTGATCGTCGACGGTCTGGTGGTGACGGCGTCGGCGCTGGTCGCGGAGGAATTGGCGCCCGGCGCCCGCGAGTGGTGGGTGGCCGGGCACCGGTCCACCGAGCCGGCCCACACGATCGCGCTGCGGCACCTGGGGCTGGATCCGATCCTGGGGCTGGACATGCGTCTCGGCGAGGGGTCGGGTGCGGTGACGGCGCTGCCGGTGCTGCAGGGCGCGGTCGCGACCCTGGCCCGGATGGCGACGTTCGATTCGGCGGGCGTGAGCAACAACAGCACCGACACGGAACCCGACAGCACCGACGGCACGGAATCGGCCTGAGCGTGCGGGGTGCGGTCACCGGGATGGCGTTGGCCCTGTCGTGGTTGACGGTGCTGCCGGTGCGCGGCCCGCACGACATCGGCCGCCCCGAGGGCCGGCGGGCGATCGCCGCGGCACCGGTGGCCGGGATCCTGCTGGGCGCGGCCGCGGCGGGGCTGTTGTGGCTGCTGTCGTGGGCCGGTCTCGAGCCGACGCTCTCGGGTCTGCTGGTGGTCGGTGCGCTCGCATCGGGGACCCGCGGCATGCACGTCGACGGTCTCGCGGACACCGCGGACGGCCTGGGCTGTTACGGGCCACCGGAGCGGGCGCGGGAGGTGATGAAGAGCGGCGGTGCCGGACCGTTCGGGGTAGCGGCGCTGATCGTGACGTTCGGGGTGCAGGCTCTCGCGTTCGGTTCGCTCGGCGCGCACGGGGCGTGGCTCGCGGTGGCCGTCGCGGTGGCGACGGGCCGGGTGGCCGCGGTGTTCGCGTGCCGCCGCGGAATCCGGGCGTCGGGGACGACGGGTTTCGGTGCACTGGTGGCGGATTCGCAGCCTCTTCCGGTGGCCCTGGCGTGGGGCGTCGCGGCTGCGGGCGCGGCGGTTCTGGCGGTGCCGGCTCTCTGGTGGCAGGGCCCGGTGGTCGTCGTCGCGGTACTGCTCGCCGCGGTACTGCTGGTGCGGCACTGTGTCCGCCGGTTCGACGGCGTCAACGGTGACGTGCTCGGGGCCGCACTGGAATTCACCGTCGCCGCGACGGCCGTCGGGTTCCTGCTCGGAGGCTGACCCCGACACAACTCGGGCCCTCCCACCGAAGTGGAAGGGCCCGAGCAGGTTTCGGCCGAGTGTCAGCGCAGCTTGGTCATCCACTCGTGGGTGTCGGCGAAGGTGCCGCGCTGGATGCCGGTGAGGGTGTCGCGCAGCGCCATGGTGATCGGGCCGGGCTCGCCGTCGGCGACGGTGAACTCGCCCTGCGCGGACTTGACGCGGCCGACGGGGGTGATGACGGCGGCGGTACCGCATGCGAACACCTCGGTGATCTCACCGGACGCGCACTTCTCCCGCCATTCGTCGGTGCTGATCCTGCGCTCCTCGACCGCGAATCCGGCGTCGGCGGCGAGGGTGAGCAGCGAGTCGCGGGTGATGCCGGGCAGCAGCGACCCGGACAGTTCCGGGGTGACCAGGCGGGCGTCGGGGCCGGAACCGAAGACGAAGAACAGGTTCATCCCGCCCATCTCCTCGACGTACGCGCGTTCGATGGCGTCGAGCCACACCACCTGGTCGCAGCCCTGCTCGGCGGCCTGGGCCTGCGCCACCAGCGACGCCGCATAGTTGCCGGCGAACTTCGCGGCACCGGTACCGCCCGGTGCGGCCCGCACGTACTCCCGCGACAGCCACACGCTGACCGGCTTGACGCCGCGCG from Prescottella sp. R16 includes these protein-coding regions:
- a CDS encoding adenosylcobinamide-GDP ribazoletransferase; the protein is MALALSWLTVLPVRGPHDIGRPEGRRAIAAAPVAGILLGAAAAGLLWLLSWAGLEPTLSGLLVVGALASGTRGMHVDGLADTADGLGCYGPPERAREVMKSGGAGPFGVAALIVTFGVQALAFGSLGAHGAWLAVAVAVATGRVAAVFACRRGIRASGTTGFGALVADSQPLPVALAWGVAAAGAAVLAVPALWWQGPVVVVAVLLAAVLLVRHCVRRFDGVNGDVLGAALEFTVAATAVGFLLGG
- a CDS encoding branched-chain amino acid aminotransferase; this translates as MTDGLDFARTLNPSPATDEARREILEAPGFGRYFTDHMVSIRYTEGRGWHDAEVLPYGPISLDPAGMVLHYGQSIFEGLKAYRQPNGSIASFRVTANAERLRRSARRLAMPELPDELFVASIEALLDVDEAWVPEAGGEASLYLRPFLFSTEAGLGVRPASEYRYLLIASPAGAYFPRGVKPVSVWLSREYVRAAPGGTGAAKFAGNYAASLVAQAQAAEQGCDQVVWLDAIERAYVEEMGGMNLFFVFGSGPDARLVTPELSGSLLPGITRDSLLTLAADAGFAVEERRISTDEWREKCASGEITEVFACGTAAVITPVGRVKSAQGEFTVADGEPGPITMALRDTLTGIQRGTFADTHEWMTKLR
- the cobT gene encoding nicotinate-nucleotide--dimethylbenzimidazole phosphoribosyltransferase — its product is MTSESVNPSVTDFEFPTPPDAEVREQARLRQLQLTKPTGSLGRLEELSVWASACQGVCPPKVFERPRVVVFAGDHGIARGGVSAYPPEVTAQMVANIRGGGAAVNVLAEIAGAGVRVEDLSVDADTDPSVSAFKVRRSSGSIDREDAMTHEETAQAIAAGRAIADQEVDAGADLLIAGEMGIGNTTPATILIAAITDTEPVAAVGRGTGIDDAGWMRKTAAIRDGLRRARPYTRDAVGLLRTVSGADLAAMAGFLAQAAVRRTPVIVDGLVVTASALVAEELAPGAREWWVAGHRSTEPAHTIALRHLGLDPILGLDMRLGEGSGAVTALPVLQGAVATLARMATFDSAGVSNNSTDTEPDSTDGTESA